A genomic window from Helicobacter suis HS1 includes:
- a CDS encoding HpaA family protein, with product MKEIILAFFILLLGVGCGLKAGKHAEGPIPFSYYESNEKPQPKNHLLVLLSPMHITFSKNVPANMQQGFKDSMLDQIQMILEKRGFSVAIAHTPLSATEQNQGYILVQVSGDVKVLEDISLREDRLRNGGLEGKNSNLSMGFLELKILEPKSQKALDQASLELPGYQVRTRVTVRQERTSSGGYMPVSVVTPVHGSGFDSNVYQILSQIYAQGVEKISRKLRSDDLMRYNYLVQKFKKSH from the coding sequence ATGAAAGAAATAATCCTAGCTTTCTTTATACTTTTATTGGGTGTGGGCTGTGGGTTGAAGGCAGGTAAACATGCAGAAGGGCCTATTCCCTTTTCTTATTATGAATCAAATGAAAAGCCACAGCCTAAAAACCATTTACTGGTTTTATTATCCCCTATGCACATCACTTTTAGTAAAAATGTACCCGCTAATATGCAACAAGGCTTTAAAGATTCCATGCTCGATCAAATCCAGATGATTTTAGAAAAAAGGGGTTTTTCTGTTGCAATAGCCCATACACCTCTTAGCGCTACTGAGCAAAATCAAGGGTATATTCTTGTACAAGTGAGTGGAGATGTTAAGGTTTTAGAAGACATTAGTTTAAGAGAGGATAGATTACGCAATGGCGGGCTTGAGGGTAAAAATAGCAATTTATCTATGGGCTTTTTAGAGCTTAAAATTCTAGAACCTAAAAGTCAAAAGGCTTTGGATCAAGCCAGTTTAGAATTGCCCGGTTATCAAGTAAGAACACGGGTTACCGTGCGCCAAGAAAGAACTTCATCGGGGGGTTATATGCCTGTTAGCGTGGTTACACCCGTGCATGGTAGCGGATTTGATAGCAATGTGTATCAGATTTTATCACAGATTTATGCCCAAGGGGTTGAGAAAATCAGCCGCAAACTTAGAAGCGATGATCTCATGCGCTATAACTATTTAGTGCA
- the glnA gene encoding type I glutamate--ammonia ligase, producing MDRHNSDADVAQFLQFCKEKEVEFVDFRFTDVKGTWNHLGYSVGGVDKDLLQKGIPFDASSIPAWQSIDRSDMILKPDLIRYFLDPFSADITAVVFCDVWDVYKEQDYEKCPRSIAKRALKHLQDLGIADTAYFGAENEFFIFDSIKIKNSANCQYYEIDTEEGEWNRDRSFEGGVNFGHRTGHKGGYLPTPPTDTLVDIRAEIVKVLNQVGLETYVVHHEVAQAQCEIGVRFGNLVEAADNVQKLKYVVKMVAHLNGKTATFMPKPLHGDNGSGMHTHVSLWKGGQNLFSGDVYKNLSQMALHFLGGVLRHARGLAAFTNASSNSYKRLIPGFEAPSILTYSAQNRSASVRIPYGAQGKAARFELRFPDNSSNPYLAFAAILMAGLEGIAQKSDPGKPMDINLFKLTLDEIREKGIKQLPHTLRSALEEMLANKEYLKKGEVFSEEFIQTYQSFKFRSEVFPWESRPHPFEFKTTYSC from the coding sequence ATGGATAGACATAATAGCGATGCTGATGTGGCGCAGTTTTTGCAATTTTGCAAAGAAAAAGAAGTGGAATTTGTAGATTTTAGGTTTACTGATGTGAAGGGTACTTGGAATCACCTGGGTTATTCTGTTGGCGGGGTGGATAAGGATTTATTACAAAAAGGAATCCCCTTTGATGCAAGCTCCATTCCAGCATGGCAAAGCATCGATCGCTCAGACATGATTTTAAAACCCGATTTGATCCGCTACTTTTTAGATCCTTTCAGTGCAGACATTACGGCAGTGGTTTTTTGTGATGTGTGGGATGTGTATAAAGAACAAGATTATGAAAAATGCCCAAGAAGCATTGCTAAACGGGCTTTAAAACACCTACAAGATTTAGGCATAGCCGATACCGCCTACTTTGGCGCAGAAAATGAGTTTTTCATCTTTGATTCTATTAAGATTAAAAATAGCGCTAACTGCCAGTATTATGAAATTGATACAGAAGAGGGCGAGTGGAATCGCGATCGCAGTTTTGAGGGGGGGGTGAATTTTGGCCACAGAACAGGGCATAAAGGCGGGTATTTGCCCACCCCTCCAACAGATACGCTTGTAGATATCCGCGCTGAGATTGTTAAAGTTTTAAACCAAGTGGGGCTTGAAACTTATGTGGTACACCACGAAGTGGCGCAGGCACAGTGTGAGATCGGGGTGCGCTTTGGTAATTTAGTAGAGGCCGCAGACAATGTACAAAAACTTAAATATGTGGTTAAAATGGTGGCCCATCTTAATGGTAAAACCGCTACTTTTATGCCAAAACCCTTGCATGGAGATAATGGAAGTGGCATGCACACCCATGTGAGTTTATGGAAAGGGGGGCAAAATCTCTTTAGCGGAGATGTGTATAAAAACTTAAGCCAAATGGCTCTACACTTTTTAGGCGGGGTACTTAGGCATGCCAGAGGGCTAGCAGCCTTTACTAATGCCTCTAGCAACTCGTATAAACGACTCATTCCGGGTTTTGAAGCCCCCTCTATTTTGACTTATTCAGCACAAAATCGTAGCGCAAGTGTGCGCATTCCTTATGGGGCACAGGGCAAGGCCGCGCGTTTTGAGTTGCGTTTTCCAGATAACTCATCTAACCCCTATTTGGCTTTTGCAGCTATTTTAATGGCAGGTTTAGAAGGGATTGCACAGAAGAGCGATCCGGGAAAACCTATGGATATAAATTTATTCAAACTCACTTTAGATGAGATTCGAGAGAAGGGGATCAAACAATTACCCCACACCCTTAGAAGTGCGCTTGAGGAAATGCTAGCTAATAAAGAATATCTTAAAAAGGGCGAGGTTTTTAGTGAGGAATTTATCCAAACCTACCAGAGTTTTAAATTCAGATCTGAGGTCTTCCCTTGGGAGAGCCGCCCACATCCTTTTGAATTTAAAACAACCTATTCTTGCTAA